The following proteins are encoded in a genomic region of Haloarcula marina:
- a CDS encoding mechanosensitive ion channel family protein, with protein sequence MQFSGTLPGDITSTYTQLVNDGAEFLAVAALLYGLGRLLVVPGVRWVLSRSKFNRTAESALVSATHLLVVVVTVVVAASVAGFRGSLAGSTLIAAGITIAIGLAAQDVLGNFVSGAFIVTDPDLNVGDTIEWDGKQGTVVDIDLRVTRIRTPNNDRIVVPNTTLATTAVTNHTSTDPVGIDYEFGIDYEADVDDVEAIIQNVARDLDHVHEKPKPTVAVADLTSSSVVLVGRVWMPVERKNRALAVRSAFIRGVYEACREEGIDLSETPHTELSGEVTVHESGAAGE encoded by the coding sequence ATGCAGTTTTCCGGCACCCTCCCCGGCGACATCACGTCGACGTACACGCAACTCGTAAACGACGGCGCGGAGTTCCTCGCGGTCGCCGCCCTCCTGTACGGCCTCGGTCGGTTACTGGTCGTCCCCGGCGTTCGCTGGGTCCTCTCGCGGTCGAAGTTCAACCGAACCGCCGAGAGTGCGCTCGTGAGCGCGACGCACCTGCTGGTGGTCGTGGTCACGGTGGTCGTCGCGGCCAGCGTCGCCGGATTTCGGGGGAGTCTGGCCGGGTCGACGCTCATCGCCGCGGGCATCACCATCGCCATCGGGTTGGCCGCACAGGACGTGCTTGGCAATTTCGTCTCCGGCGCGTTCATCGTCACCGACCCCGACCTGAACGTCGGTGACACCATCGAGTGGGACGGCAAGCAGGGAACCGTCGTCGACATCGACCTGCGAGTGACGCGGATACGGACCCCGAACAACGACCGCATCGTCGTCCCGAACACGACGCTGGCGACGACGGCCGTGACCAACCACACGTCGACGGACCCCGTCGGCATCGACTACGAGTTCGGCATCGACTACGAAGCGGACGTAGACGACGTCGAAGCGATAATCCAGAACGTGGCACGCGATTTGGACCACGTCCACGAGAAGCCGAAACCGACCGTCGCCGTCGCCGACCTGACGAGCAGTTCCGTGGTTCTGGTGGGTCGCGTCTGGATGCCCGTCGAACGGAAGAACCGCGCTCTCGCGGTCAGGTCGGCGTTCATCCGCGGCGTCTACGAGGCCTGCCGGGAGGAGGGCATCGACCTCAGCGAGACGCCACACACCGAACTCTCCGGCGAGGTGACCGTCCACGAGTCCGGAGCGGCGGGGGAGTGA
- a CDS encoding Lrp/AsnC family transcriptional regulator: MDELDREILSILRRDARTPYTEIADEVGTSEGTVRNRVDRLVDEGVIERFTVATRTGNVKSMIEVGVDVNVDTEAVTDRIAEWPAVDFVWQVSGEQDIVVVVDAADTGAVNDLITRARELDEVVSTKTRLILDERVG; encoded by the coding sequence ATGGACGAACTGGACAGGGAGATACTCTCGATACTCAGGCGGGACGCCCGAACCCCCTACACGGAGATAGCCGACGAGGTGGGGACCTCCGAGGGGACGGTCCGAAACCGCGTGGACCGACTGGTCGACGAGGGCGTCATCGAGCGCTTCACCGTCGCGACGCGTACCGGGAACGTCAAGTCGATGATAGAGGTGGGCGTCGACGTCAACGTCGATACGGAGGCCGTCACCGACCGTATCGCGGAATGGCCCGCCGTCGACTTCGTCTGGCAGGTGTCGGGCGAACAGGACATCGTGGTCGTCGTCGACGCCGCCGACACCGGCGCGGTCAACGACCTCATCACGCGGGCGCGAGAGTTGGACGAGGTGGTGAGCACGAAGACGCGGCTGATTTTGGACGAACGGGTCGGGTGA
- the carA gene encoding glutamine-hydrolyzing carbamoyl-phosphate synthase small subunit, with product MTDAYVALAGDRVIEARARAPGTARGEVVFTTAYTGYEESLTDPSYEEQVLTFSYPLIGNYGVREERFESDRVHPRAAVAREMTDDVAEWLESEGVPAVDHLDTRDIVTEIRDEGAMKCGIAAGPDVTEQDALDELHQCKHMSDHTDIGAQVSVESVEVHNEGGDGSTVALVDCGAKGSIIDSLVERDAAVHVFPYDASEDDVAAVDPDLLFISNGPGDPENFEQAGELVETYVGDVPLAGICLGQQVVANALGGETEKMEFGHRGVNQPVRDLRTNQVVMTTQNHGYTVADPGDDLDVTQVNVNDDTPEGLENDDLNIITRQYHPEANPGPHDSLGFFDDVLGMAGE from the coding sequence ATGACAGACGCATACGTAGCACTGGCGGGCGACCGCGTCATCGAGGCCCGCGCTCGCGCGCCCGGCACCGCACGCGGCGAAGTCGTGTTCACCACAGCGTACACCGGCTACGAGGAGAGCCTGACGGACCCGTCCTACGAGGAACAGGTCCTCACCTTCTCGTACCCGCTCATCGGGAACTACGGCGTCCGCGAGGAGCGCTTCGAGTCCGACCGCGTCCACCCGCGCGCGGCCGTCGCCCGCGAGATGACCGACGACGTGGCCGAGTGGCTCGAAAGCGAGGGCGTCCCCGCCGTCGACCACCTCGACACGCGCGACATCGTCACCGAGATTCGCGACGAGGGGGCGATGAAGTGCGGTATCGCGGCCGGTCCCGACGTGACCGAGCAGGACGCGCTGGACGAACTCCACCAGTGTAAGCACATGTCCGACCACACGGACATCGGCGCGCAGGTGTCCGTCGAGAGCGTGGAAGTCCACAACGAGGGCGGCGACGGGTCGACCGTCGCGCTCGTCGACTGCGGCGCGAAAGGGTCCATCATCGACTCGCTGGTCGAACGCGACGCCGCCGTCCACGTCTTCCCGTACGACGCGAGCGAGGACGACGTGGCGGCCGTCGACCCGGACCTCCTGTTCATCTCGAACGGCCCCGGCGACCCCGAGAACTTCGAGCAGGCGGGCGAACTCGTCGAGACGTACGTCGGCGACGTGCCGCTCGCGGGCATCTGTCTCGGCCAGCAGGTCGTCGCCAACGCGCTGGGCGGCGAGACGGAGAAGATGGAGTTCGGTCACCGCGGCGTCAACCAACCGGTCCGCGACCTGCGCACGAATCAGGTCGTGATGACGACCCAGAACCACGGCTACACCGTCGCCGACCCCGGCGACGACCTCGACGTGACGCAGGTCAACGTCAACGACGACACCCCCGAGGGACTGGAGAACGACGACCTGAACATCATCACGCGCCAGTACCACCCCGAGGCCAACCCCGGCCCGCACGACTCGCTCGGCTTCTTCGACGACGTGCTGGGGATGGCGGGAGAATAG